In a genomic window of Erinaceus europaeus chromosome 12, mEriEur2.1, whole genome shotgun sequence:
- the LOC132541937 gene encoding keratin-associated protein 9-1-like, producing MCQSCCSPCCQPSCCGSSCCQPCCCPTCCQTTCCRTTCCKPTCVTSCCQPCCRPSCCIQPCCQTCCPPTCCQTTCCRTTCCKPTCVTSCCQPCCPPTCCQTTCCRTTCCKPTCVTSCCQPCCQPSCCCQPYCCCQPCCPPTCCQTTCCRTTCCKPTCVSSCCQPCCCPSCC from the coding sequence ATGTGCCAATCTTGCTGCTCCCCTTGCTGCCAGCCCAGCTGTTGTGGGTCCAGCTGCTGCCAGCCTTGCTGTTGCCCAACTTGCTGTCAGACCACCTGCTGCAGGACCACCTGCTGCAAACCAACCTGTGTGACCAGCTGCTGCCAGCCTTGCTGTCGCCCTTCCTGCTGCATCCAGCCCTGCTGCCAGACTTGCTGTCCCCCAACTTGCTGTCAGACCACCTGCTGCAGGACCACCTGTTGCAAACCAACCTGTGTGACCAGCTGCTGCCAGCCTTGCTGTCCTCCAACTTGCTGTCAAACTACCTGCTGTAGGACCACCTGCTGCAAACCAACCTGTGTGACCAGCTGCTGCCAACCCTGCTGCCAGCCGTCCTGCTGTTGCCAGCCGTACTGCTGCTGCCAGCCTTGCTGTCCCCCAACTTGCTGTCAAACTACCTGCTGTAGAACCACCTGCTGCAAACCAACCTGTGTGAGCAGCTGCTGCCAGCCCTGCTGTTGCCCTTCCTGCTGCTGA